One genomic segment of Desulfocapsa sulfexigens DSM 10523 includes these proteins:
- a CDS encoding PAS domain S-box protein codes for MIPFKILFVDDEEINLLNFRMIFQERYEIITALSGEEGLRCFENTKDIGLVISDQRMPGISGTEMLSKIYDIDPDPIRVLLTAHSQVEYVLDAINLGRIYQYILKPWDENTLSQVIDRAQDLYQLKKENISLTDKLAEKNRKLKLANKKLLNVNIELERDVQRREKLEVSLRESEERFRKFANATQDIIVLFDISGRGLYANPAAERLLGYSDDEFLQKPLVFALCRKDRHIVKEEISMLLTTNQAPHPREVRVQKKNLEYLDMEMNLFCIDLSGGERIIGSMIRDISQRKIAEEKLRLSEKRLGDLSAMLITAQDDERRRLAMELHDEFGQSLAALKLQIRGMENSLHNNNEFHKDKIIEALRELRQYVNMQIEDVRSLSRELWPMMVDHLGVDAAFENLIGGFLGHAEVEIDVNMEHLGRFFPVEEQRHLYRLLQESLNNVIKHANATDIQVRASIVGDEIVLAVHDNGCGFDVEAVSTSTGKTRGIGLQAIAERMKILCGKMEINSRPGMGTSIIFTLAKNRNC; via the coding sequence ATGATTCCATTCAAAATTTTATTCGTTGATGATGAGGAAATCAATCTTCTCAATTTCAGGATGATTTTCCAGGAACGATATGAAATCATTACTGCACTTTCAGGTGAAGAAGGTCTGCGCTGTTTTGAAAACACTAAGGATATCGGACTTGTTATTTCTGATCAGCGGATGCCTGGAATCAGCGGAACTGAAATGCTCAGCAAAATTTACGATATTGATCCAGATCCGATACGAGTTCTCCTTACAGCGCATAGTCAGGTTGAATATGTACTTGATGCAATCAATCTTGGCAGGATTTACCAGTATATTCTCAAACCCTGGGATGAAAATACATTAAGTCAGGTCATTGACAGGGCACAAGACCTCTACCAACTGAAGAAAGAAAACATCTCTCTCACTGATAAACTTGCAGAAAAAAACAGAAAACTAAAACTTGCAAACAAAAAACTTCTCAATGTTAATATAGAACTGGAGCGAGATGTTCAAAGAAGGGAAAAACTGGAGGTATCACTCCGGGAAAGCGAAGAGCGGTTCAGGAAATTTGCCAACGCAACACAGGATATTATTGTCCTTTTCGATATTTCTGGCAGAGGTCTCTACGCAAATCCGGCAGCTGAAAGACTCCTTGGATACAGTGATGATGAATTTCTGCAAAAACCACTCGTTTTTGCCCTTTGCAGGAAAGACCGTCATATTGTTAAAGAAGAGATTTCCATGCTCCTTACTACCAATCAGGCTCCTCACCCGAGAGAGGTGAGAGTACAGAAAAAGAATCTGGAATATCTTGATATGGAGATGAATCTCTTCTGTATAGATCTTTCAGGGGGAGAACGTATTATTGGCTCGATGATCCGAGATATTAGCCAGCGTAAAATTGCCGAAGAAAAACTCCGTCTCTCCGAAAAAAGACTCGGTGATCTTTCTGCCATGCTGATCACAGCACAGGATGATGAACGGCGTCGCCTGGCAATGGAATTACACGACGAATTCGGTCAATCTCTTGCTGCTCTTAAATTACAGATAAGAGGCATGGAAAATAGCCTTCACAATAATAATGAATTTCATAAGGATAAAATAATAGAGGCATTACGTGAGTTACGACAATATGTGAATATGCAGATAGAAGACGTGAGAAGTCTCTCACGGGAACTCTGGCCTATGATGGTTGATCATCTTGGGGTTGATGCAGCATTTGAGAACCTTATTGGAGGGTTTCTAGGACATGCTGAAGTGGAAATCGATGTTAACATGGAACACCTCGGTCGGTTTTTTCCGGTTGAGGAGCAGAGACATCTATACAGACTTCTGCAGGAATCGCTGAATAATGTTATTAAGCATGCCAATGCAACTGATATACAGGTTAGGGCAAGTATTGTTGGAGATGAGATAGTGCTGGCGGTACATGATAATGGCTGTGGATTTGATGTCGAAGCAGTTTCCACATCCACTGGCAAAACCAGGGGCATTGGTTTACAGGCAATTGCTGAAAGAATGAAAATTTTATGTGGAAAAATGGAAATAAATTCCAGGCCTGGAATGGGGACATCCATTATCTTTACACTTGCTAAAAATCGTAACTGCTAA
- the tsaE gene encoding tRNA (adenosine(37)-N6)-threonylcarbamoyltransferase complex ATPase subunit type 1 TsaE has protein sequence MTSITVYLNTVSETAKFGHILARLALPGDVICLSGDLGAGKTTLTQQLARGLEVPESCYVTSPSFSIMQEYPGRIPLYHFDFYRLSDETEVEDLGFEEFFYHSGLSVIEWSERAGSLIPDTRLLLKMTIENESARRVEIDFGNGSWEERLRSYLPPMI, from the coding sequence ATGACAAGCATCACTGTTTATCTGAATACTGTATCTGAGACGGCAAAATTTGGGCATATTCTTGCTCGCCTTGCCCTTCCCGGAGATGTGATCTGCTTGAGTGGGGATCTCGGTGCAGGGAAAACCACACTCACCCAGCAATTGGCAAGGGGACTGGAAGTGCCGGAATCCTGTTATGTTACCAGTCCAAGCTTTTCAATCATGCAGGAATACCCCGGACGCATTCCTCTTTATCATTTCGATTTTTATCGTCTTTCTGATGAAACTGAAGTTGAAGATCTTGGTTTCGAAGAATTCTTTTATCATTCTGGATTGAGCGTGATAGAATGGTCTGAAAGGGCCGGATCGCTTATCCCGGACACACGACTGTTGCTGAAAATGACCATCGAAAATGAGTCGGCAAGAAGGGTTGAGATTGATTTCGGCAATGGTTCATGGGAAGAGCGTTTACGTTCATATCTTCCCCCTATGATATGA
- a CDS encoding EAL and HDOD domain-containing protein produces MDVFVARQPIFDSRKKLFAYELLFRTGMANAFPDLDGETATSSLLSSSFFTVGIEQISGGHRSFINFTEDLLLKGTPAMLPAENVVVEVLENVNPTEEVREACRELVAKGYDLALDDFVFTEEWLPLVKIAKVIKIDFRLTPIAEIESIIETVKPYKCKLLAEKIETYDEFQQALEMGFVYFQGYFFAKPEVLRNKDIPSSQLTLLQLITEVNRTEFDVNTLEKLINQDVSVSFKLLKYLNSAFFYRVHPISSIRQAIAFLGERGVRQFVSLIATSKLSESKPSELLRTSIIRARMLELIAESQGKSNSCDFFMLGLFSLIDAMLDNSMTYLMEQLPLTDSVKDALAKRRGNKLPYLQAVESYETGNWEKFEETLDLVGADRDRFPAFYLDAVGWADSYQ; encoded by the coding sequence ATGGACGTTTTTGTTGCCAGACAGCCTATCTTTGATTCTCGTAAAAAGCTCTTTGCCTATGAATTGCTGTTTCGTACGGGGATGGCCAACGCCTTTCCAGATCTTGACGGGGAAACGGCAACCTCAAGTCTTCTCTCCTCATCCTTTTTTACCGTTGGTATTGAACAGATATCCGGTGGGCACAGGTCTTTTATAAATTTCACTGAAGATCTGCTGTTAAAGGGTACCCCTGCCATGCTGCCTGCTGAAAATGTAGTTGTAGAAGTGCTTGAAAATGTCAATCCGACGGAGGAGGTTAGGGAGGCCTGTAGAGAACTTGTTGCCAAGGGATACGATCTGGCTCTCGATGATTTTGTGTTTACTGAAGAATGGCTCCCCCTCGTTAAAATCGCTAAGGTTATCAAGATCGATTTCCGTCTTACTCCGATTGCAGAAATAGAGAGTATAATTGAAACTGTCAAACCGTATAAATGCAAATTGCTGGCAGAAAAAATTGAAACCTATGATGAATTTCAGCAGGCCCTTGAGATGGGATTCGTGTACTTTCAGGGATACTTCTTTGCTAAACCGGAGGTCCTCAGAAACAAGGATATTCCGTCGTCACAATTAACCCTGTTGCAATTGATCACCGAAGTGAACAGGACAGAATTTGATGTGAATACACTTGAAAAATTAATCAATCAGGACGTGTCAGTTTCTTTCAAGTTGTTGAAATATCTTAATTCTGCTTTTTTTTACAGGGTTCATCCAATATCTTCAATTCGTCAGGCAATTGCCTTTCTTGGTGAACGTGGAGTACGGCAGTTTGTATCCCTGATAGCAACGAGCAAGCTTTCAGAATCCAAACCCTCCGAACTTCTCAGAACCTCAATTATTCGCGCTCGGATGCTCGAGTTGATAGCAGAGAGCCAGGGGAAATCAAACAGCTGTGATTTTTTCATGTTGGGGCTTTTTTCACTTATAGATGCAATGCTGGATAACAGCATGACATATTTGATGGAACAACTTCCCTTAACGGATTCTGTTAAAGATGCTCTGGCAAAACGTAGAGGGAATAAGCTTCCATATCTTCAAGCCGTTGAATCCTACGAAACTGGAAATTGGGAGAAATTTGAAGAGACTCTGGATTTGGTCGGAGCCGATCGTGACAGATTTCCTGCATTTTATCTGGATGCTGTCGGCTGGGCAGATAGTTACCAATAG
- a CDS encoding YcaO-like family protein has protein sequence MDKKVIRLRDCMKTYTIDQDKAISPEETVTRFKDKLAHLNLDILKEVKRIDNGRLGIPVYFSVCGEDARKMTGTKKQMGKGASAIQAQASACMELAERFSFFTFKNNPDNFIVGDYQEMRDLGYPVLDTSYLLQSVHDEKHDSDFLEQILRGIPMQWTWATNLRSGEDVLMPFSWFFAINEFNGPSAGNSYEEAALQGICEIVERHVCALVTHEKIKTPRINHESVTDPIATKLLTIFKDNEIDLYLNDFTLDTGICTVAALAIDRSSFPEQSEIVYTAGTTPDPEKALIRAVTEVAQLAGDFNSGSNYIASGLPKPLAMEEVAHVAESGMAIDIASIPNLGDANIKTEVENCVAALAEKGMDTFMLDVVHPDLKIPAIYTIIPGAHFRERSMIKDVGLFASKLLVERIDDPEVLDKRLARLEGLIPGAYYLDFYRGRNLYENGQAEAALVHFSNALELIPEQEDLPYVYSYMGLCYRDLGHYDEALAVLKKGLEEDEDRPDIYNTMGVCFFKLEDYASAVKCFERAVELNPSSAMDYANLGVNHRRLGHTDEAVHFLSLALSLDPDIEFAQQQLAELLTD, from the coding sequence ATGGATAAAAAAGTAATTCGTCTTCGTGACTGTATGAAGACATATACCATAGATCAGGATAAGGCTATCAGCCCTGAAGAAACAGTAACCCGCTTCAAGGATAAACTTGCACATTTGAACCTTGATATTCTTAAGGAAGTCAAACGTATAGATAACGGACGTCTTGGTATTCCCGTCTATTTTTCTGTCTGTGGTGAAGACGCAAGAAAAATGACAGGAACCAAAAAACAGATGGGTAAGGGGGCGTCTGCCATACAGGCCCAGGCATCAGCCTGTATGGAACTTGCCGAAAGATTTTCCTTTTTTACTTTTAAGAATAATCCCGACAACTTTATTGTCGGTGATTATCAGGAAATGCGTGATCTTGGCTATCCTGTGCTTGATACCAGTTACCTGCTGCAATCTGTCCACGATGAGAAACATGACAGCGATTTTCTGGAACAGATCCTTCGGGGTATCCCTATGCAGTGGACATGGGCCACCAATCTCAGGAGTGGTGAAGATGTTCTTATGCCATTTTCCTGGTTTTTTGCCATCAACGAATTTAATGGACCCTCTGCTGGGAACTCTTACGAAGAGGCCGCTCTCCAGGGAATTTGTGAAATTGTTGAACGGCATGTCTGTGCGCTTGTTACCCATGAAAAAATTAAAACTCCCCGTATCAATCATGAAAGCGTTACAGATCCCATTGCCACTAAACTTCTTACTATTTTCAAGGACAATGAAATAGATCTCTATTTGAACGATTTTACACTTGATACCGGGATTTGTACCGTTGCCGCCCTTGCCATCGATCGCTCATCTTTCCCTGAACAGAGTGAGATTGTATACACCGCCGGAACAACTCCTGACCCTGAAAAAGCTTTGATTCGTGCAGTCACAGAGGTTGCCCAGCTTGCCGGTGATTTTAACAGCGGCTCAAATTATATCGCTTCTGGGTTACCCAAACCGCTTGCCATGGAAGAAGTTGCACATGTTGCAGAGAGTGGTATGGCTATAGATATTGCGAGTATTCCAAACCTTGGCGATGCAAATATCAAGACAGAGGTCGAAAATTGTGTCGCAGCACTTGCAGAGAAGGGAATGGACACTTTTATGCTTGATGTTGTTCATCCTGATCTGAAAATCCCGGCCATCTATACGATTATACCTGGAGCTCATTTTCGTGAACGTTCCATGATTAAGGATGTTGGCCTGTTTGCATCAAAGCTTCTTGTTGAACGAATTGATGATCCCGAAGTGCTCGATAAGAGACTTGCAAGATTGGAAGGACTCATACCAGGTGCCTATTATCTCGATTTTTACAGAGGCCGGAATTTATATGAAAACGGACAGGCTGAGGCAGCACTTGTTCATTTCAGCAATGCCCTTGAATTAATTCCCGAACAGGAAGATCTTCCCTATGTCTACTCTTATATGGGGCTTTGCTACAGGGATCTTGGCCATTACGATGAGGCTCTTGCGGTACTCAAAAAAGGCTTGGAAGAAGATGAGGACCGGCCCGATATCTACAATACAATGGGAGTATGCTTCTTTAAGCTTGAGGACTATGCTTCCGCTGTGAAATGTTTTGAACGGGCAGTTGAACTGAATCCCTCTTCTGCCATGGATTATGCGAATTTAGGGGTCAATCACCGCAGGCTTGGGCATACAGATGAGGCTGTTCATTTTCTAAGCCTCGCACTGTCTCTTGATCCCGATATTGAATTTGCTCAGCAGCAACTTGCCGAGTTACTGACTGATTAA
- the waaF gene encoding lipopolysaccharide heptosyltransferase II, producing MFTKASLIDSNPKKILIRSTNWIGDAVMTTPAVHTIRKNFPDAEITMLAVPWVADIFGVSPDVDHLILYDKKNLYAGKLKGPLQLAIELKKYRFDTAILLQNAFEAAFLVKMAGIPIRAGYRRDGRGVLLSHGVPISEATRKKHQVHYYQDMLKALGLTPGPDHLRLPLPDDLMQWAKTLVECLKYKSPAFILEEQLGKELPSLAELQSVTADGPPVPVIGFNPGAAFGPAKQWPVEKFAQLAAIISHNYQESGCVIMVFGTEVDSAAASKIREFSIRTPFHVQDMTGKTNLKQAMALIKCCDAFVTNDSGLMHVAAGLGTPSIAIFGSTDHIATGPYSENAIIVRREMECSPCMQTHCPRGHLQCLESISSKDVYEDLVTMLSPKFPPSS from the coding sequence ATGTTTACTAAAGCTTCTCTAATTGATTCGAATCCAAAAAAAATCCTGATCCGTTCCACCAACTGGATTGGTGACGCTGTGATGACGACCCCTGCCGTTCACACAATCAGGAAGAATTTTCCAGATGCTGAAATCACCATGCTTGCCGTACCCTGGGTCGCTGATATCTTCGGGGTAAGTCCCGATGTGGATCATCTTATTCTCTATGATAAAAAAAATCTGTATGCAGGAAAGCTGAAAGGCCCATTACAACTTGCAATAGAGCTTAAGAAGTACCGTTTTGACACCGCCATTCTTCTCCAAAACGCCTTTGAAGCTGCTTTTCTCGTGAAAATGGCAGGTATTCCTATACGGGCCGGTTATAGACGTGATGGGCGTGGGGTACTGCTTTCCCATGGTGTTCCTATCAGTGAGGCGACCAGAAAGAAGCACCAGGTACACTACTATCAGGATATGCTAAAAGCCCTTGGCCTGACTCCCGGGCCTGATCATCTTCGATTACCACTACCTGATGACTTGATGCAGTGGGCGAAGACACTTGTAGAATGTCTTAAATATAAAAGCCCCGCCTTCATACTCGAGGAACAACTGGGTAAAGAATTACCAAGCCTTGCTGAGTTACAATCGGTAACAGCTGATGGTCCACCTGTGCCGGTAATAGGTTTTAACCCAGGGGCTGCGTTTGGCCCGGCAAAACAGTGGCCCGTTGAAAAATTTGCACAGTTGGCAGCCATTATCAGTCATAATTACCAGGAAAGCGGATGTGTTATCATGGTTTTTGGAACAGAGGTGGATAGTGCGGCGGCCAGTAAGATAAGAGAATTTTCCATACGAACGCCTTTTCACGTTCAGGATATGACAGGGAAAACGAATCTGAAACAGGCCATGGCACTTATTAAGTGTTGTGACGCCTTTGTAACCAATGATTCCGGACTTATGCATGTCGCAGCCGGGCTTGGAACTCCCAGCATTGCAATATTTGGTTCAACTGATCATATTGCCACCGGCCCCTATTCGGAAAATGCAATTATTGTAAGACGTGAAATGGAATGCAGTCCATGCATGCAGACACACTGTCCCAGGGGGCACCTGCAATGCCTTGAGTCAATCAGTTCCAAGGATGTGTACGAGGATCTTGTTACAATGCTTTCCCCAAAATTTCCTCCGAGTTCCTGA
- the gmhB gene encoding D-glycero-beta-D-manno-heptose 1,7-bisphosphate 7-phosphatase, translating to MKFKGKDGSRAAVFLDRDGTINEQMGYINHICRFHLLPGVGDAIKKLNDADIPVVVISNQSGLARGYFPEELLIAVHEKMNRLLADEGAHVDGIYYCPHHPEAKEERFRANCNCRKPKAGLVYQASEEMGLDPETSYVIGDRWSDIKTAANCGATSILVRTGYGRGDEQYIGPQQEIQPDFRAENLSEAVDWILSRQNMLTVGVDKKA from the coding sequence ATGAAATTTAAAGGAAAGGATGGTTCAAGGGCAGCGGTTTTCCTTGATCGTGATGGAACTATCAATGAACAGATGGGATATATTAATCACATCTGCCGTTTTCATCTGCTTCCAGGAGTCGGAGATGCAATAAAGAAACTCAATGATGCCGATATTCCTGTTGTTGTAATAAGCAATCAGTCTGGGCTTGCCCGTGGCTATTTTCCCGAAGAGTTGCTTATTGCAGTACATGAGAAGATGAACAGGCTACTTGCAGACGAAGGAGCCCATGTTGATGGAATTTATTATTGTCCACATCATCCTGAGGCCAAGGAAGAACGTTTTCGCGCAAATTGTAACTGCCGCAAGCCTAAAGCGGGGCTTGTCTATCAGGCATCCGAGGAGATGGGGCTTGATCCAGAAACTTCCTATGTCATTGGGGACAGATGGTCAGATATCAAGACAGCGGCCAACTGCGGTGCGACCTCCATTCTGGTACGTACGGGATATGGCAGGGGAGATGAACAGTATATCGGGCCACAGCAGGAAATTCAGCCGGATTTTAGGGCCGAGAATTTATCGGAAGCAGTAGACTGGATTCTTAGCAGGCAGAATATGCTTACGGTCGGTGTGGATAAGAAAGCCTGA
- a CDS encoding S66 peptidase family protein translates to MTYNSRLPAPLQPGDCIGIIAPAGQIHDTKPLEQGMAILQNMGFELRLPRNLWPGKGYLADSDANRALEFHRMWSDPEISALLALRGGFGSLRLLPFLNPEDIKKERKLLIGFSDITILHSAIHQTNDLITLHGPMLTTLSSISSDSLQHFYACLSGNWDKPLQNHQIEVLRDGPPVRGKLIGGNLSSLISILATAIDQDWSKKIVFLEDVGEPLYRLDRMFTQLWHSGKINQPAGIILGDFSINQEQDSLEKIRFHEEIWKRVLELTEAAGMPVWGNFPIGHGRNNLTMPHGADALMDSNAVRLSYPHRP, encoded by the coding sequence ATGACATATAACTCCCGATTACCAGCACCGCTACAGCCAGGTGATTGCATAGGGATTATTGCACCGGCAGGTCAGATTCATGACACAAAGCCTCTTGAACAGGGGATGGCGATTCTTCAGAATATGGGTTTTGAGCTGCGTCTGCCAAGAAACCTCTGGCCCGGAAAAGGCTATCTGGCTGACAGCGATGCTAATCGCGCTCTCGAATTTCACCGAATGTGGAGTGATCCTGAGATATCTGCATTACTAGCTCTTCGGGGTGGTTTTGGCTCCCTGCGGCTTCTTCCTTTTCTGAATCCTGAGGATATAAAAAAAGAAAGAAAACTTCTTATAGGATTTTCGGATATTACCATTCTCCACAGTGCCATTCATCAGACGAATGATCTGATCACGCTTCATGGGCCAATGCTCACTACTCTTTCATCAATCAGTTCGGACAGCTTGCAGCATTTTTATGCCTGCCTCAGCGGAAACTGGGACAAACCGCTGCAGAATCATCAAATAGAGGTGCTGCGTGACGGGCCACCTGTGCGGGGAAAACTTATTGGTGGCAATCTCAGCAGTTTGATAAGCATCCTGGCGACAGCCATTGATCAGGATTGGAGTAAAAAGATAGTCTTTCTTGAAGATGTTGGAGAACCACTGTACCGATTGGACAGGATGTTTACCCAGCTGTGGCATAGCGGCAAAATCAACCAGCCGGCGGGAATCATCCTGGGTGATTTTTCAATCAACCAGGAACAGGACAGTCTGGAAAAAATACGTTTCCATGAAGAGATCTGGAAGCGTGTTCTGGAACTTACCGAAGCTGCGGGGATGCCTGTTTGGGGAAATTTCCCCATCGGGCATGGAAGGAACAATCTGACCATGCCCCATGGGGCCGATGCACTGATGGACAGTAATGCGGTCAGGCTTTCTTATCCACACCGACCGTAA
- a CDS encoding type III pantothenate kinase has translation MLFTIDVGNTHTVTGLFDGDTLVGQWRLKSDPDRPNDELAIRYHALFSMADINKADIDGVILASVVPALESSWIAYINTYFSKHLTNPPLVVSAESISSQIKILTDYPEEVGADRLVNAIAAWEQYRQNLIIIDFGTAITFDCVSAKCEYLGGTILPGIAISLDALSTRTAKLPRIDVTTPPPHVIGTNTVDAMKSGILFGYGALIDGLTEKIHKELCPNREPMRVLATGGMAHLIAPFSKRIEAVDTLLTLRGLNLLFHKQYDI, from the coding sequence ATGCTGTTCACAATCGATGTTGGCAACACCCACACCGTAACTGGACTTTTTGACGGAGACACACTAGTCGGACAATGGCGTTTAAAATCTGACCCCGATCGTCCGAATGATGAACTGGCTATTCGCTATCATGCCCTCTTCTCAATGGCTGACATAAACAAGGCAGATATTGACGGTGTTATTCTGGCAAGTGTGGTTCCGGCACTGGAATCTTCCTGGATTGCCTATATTAACACCTATTTTTCAAAACATCTTACCAATCCTCCACTGGTTGTTTCCGCAGAGAGTATTTCCAGTCAGATCAAAATCCTCACAGATTACCCGGAAGAAGTTGGAGCTGACAGACTGGTCAATGCCATAGCCGCCTGGGAACAGTACAGACAGAATCTTATTATTATTGACTTTGGTACCGCAATCACCTTTGATTGTGTCTCTGCAAAATGTGAATATCTGGGTGGTACCATTCTTCCAGGGATCGCCATTTCGCTTGATGCACTCTCAACTCGCACGGCAAAACTCCCTCGAATCGATGTCACAACTCCCCCGCCCCATGTTATTGGCACGAACACCGTTGATGCTATGAAAAGTGGTATTCTCTTCGGTTATGGAGCACTTATAGATGGTTTGACCGAAAAAATACACAAAGAACTCTGTCCCAACAGAGAGCCGATGAGGGTACTTGCAACGGGTGGAATGGCTCATCTTATTGCCCCTTTCAGTAAACGTATTGAAGCGGTTGACACCCTACTGACTTTACGGGGCCTGAACCTCCTTTTCCATAAGCAATATGACATATAA
- the cutA gene encoding divalent-cation tolerance protein CutA, translated as MSDPILVLTTFEEKEEALQLARILLEKRLVACAQIDSPVDSLYWWNGVITQTKEFRLLMKSRHSLWDELEAEIRKHHSYDIPEIVAVPLSHTSSDYQNWLNEALKR; from the coding sequence ATGTCTGATCCTATACTTGTCTTAACAACATTTGAAGAAAAAGAAGAGGCTTTGCAGCTTGCGCGTATTCTTCTTGAAAAACGACTGGTTGCCTGTGCACAGATAGATTCACCCGTGGATTCGCTTTATTGGTGGAACGGGGTGATTACCCAAACGAAAGAATTCCGACTACTGATGAAGAGTCGCCACTCTTTATGGGATGAATTGGAAGCGGAAATCAGGAAACACCACTCCTACGATATTCCTGAAATAGTCGCTGTACCTCTTTCGCATACCAGTAGTGACTATCAGAACTGGCTCAATGAGGCTTTGAAGAGATGA
- a CDS encoding ABC transporter substrate-binding protein, producing the protein MKGFKVGTLFWVIALLFLGAVSTYAQTYKVAVSQIVEHPALDATRQGLLDGLKAKGFEEGINLEFIYQTAQGNPAIAVQIAKQFVGEKPDVLVGIATPTAQALVASTRTIPIVFTAVTDPVGAKLVKNIERPEGNVTGLSDLAPVSQHVDLMQELVSDLKVIGVVYNPGEANAVSAIELLKSAASKKNLQVIEATALKSSDVQAAARIIASKVQVIYAPVDNTIASAIDALVGVCNQAKIPVVGGSTSFVESGAVASLGFDYYQVGLQTADYVEAILNGKAISEIPVSFAKGSDLFLNLKAAESLGIIIPASMLERATNLKK; encoded by the coding sequence ATGAAAGGATTTAAAGTTGGAACGCTTTTCTGGGTTATTGCCCTGCTCTTTTTGGGTGCTGTGAGTACCTATGCGCAAACCTATAAGGTGGCTGTCTCACAAATTGTCGAACACCCGGCACTCGATGCTACGCGGCAGGGACTCCTTGACGGTTTAAAAGCAAAAGGATTTGAAGAGGGAATAAATCTTGAATTTATTTATCAGACTGCTCAAGGCAATCCTGCCATAGCGGTACAGATTGCAAAGCAGTTTGTTGGTGAAAAACCTGATGTTCTTGTAGGTATTGCAACCCCGACAGCTCAGGCACTTGTTGCCTCCACCAGAACCATCCCCATTGTTTTTACCGCCGTAACCGATCCCGTTGGAGCAAAACTTGTTAAAAACATTGAGAGACCGGAAGGGAATGTGACAGGTCTTTCTGATTTGGCTCCTGTTTCTCAACATGTTGATCTGATGCAGGAGCTTGTTTCAGACCTCAAGGTAATAGGAGTTGTGTATAACCCGGGTGAGGCCAATGCTGTATCAGCTATTGAGTTATTGAAAAGCGCAGCCTCCAAGAAAAATCTCCAGGTTATTGAGGCTACTGCTTTAAAAAGCAGTGACGTTCAGGCGGCTGCCAGAATTATTGCTTCAAAAGTCCAGGTAATCTACGCACCGGTAGATAATACCATTGCCAGTGCAATTGATGCCCTGGTTGGTGTTTGTAACCAGGCTAAAATTCCTGTTGTTGGAGGTTCTACCTCATTTGTTGAAAGCGGTGCCGTTGCATCTTTGGGCTTTGATTACTATCAGGTTGGACTGCAGACTGCTGATTATGTGGAAGCCATACTGAATGGCAAAGCAATATCTGAAATTCCCGTTTCTTTTGCCAAGGGATCTGATCTTTTCCTTAATCTCAAGGCGGCAGAAAGTTTGGGTATAATTATTCCTGCCTCAATGCTGGAGCGGGCAACAAACCTGAAAAAATAA